A genomic segment from Bacillus sp. B-jedd encodes:
- a CDS encoding membrane protein produces MNAEVIIKNVPTISTSTNKSYFDGGLLQYIGWTLLGWLVTVCTFGICYPWAITMIYGWKINHTVVEGRRLKFNGTAIGLFGNWVKWWFFCIITLGIYSFWLFIALEKWKAKHTTFAE; encoded by the coding sequence ATGAACGCAGAGGTAATTATTAAGAATGTACCTACTATCTCAACCAGCACGAACAAATCGTATTTTGATGGAGGACTTTTACAATACATAGGTTGGACATTACTTGGGTGGTTGGTGACCGTTTGTACATTTGGGATTTGCTACCCTTGGGCAATTACAATGATTTACGGCTGGAAAATAAACCACACTGTTGTTGAAGGACGAAGGCTTAAGTTTAACGGAACTGCAATCGGCCTTTTCGGAAATTGGGTTAAATGGTGGTTTTTTTGTATAATCACATTAGGTATTTATTCTTTTTGGCTTTTTATCGCTCTGGAAAAGTGGAAGGCCAAACATACAACATTTGCTGAATAA
- the recQ gene encoding DNA helicase RecQ translates to MLQKANDLLKEYFGYTSFREGQERAISAVLQGENTLCVMPTGGGKSVCYQIPALMLPGTTVVVSPLISLMKDQVDTLVQLGIDATYINSSLTSQEASQRMEDAIAGRYKLLYIAPERLESHYFTDQLGKINIPLIAVDEAHCISQWGHDFRPSYRHIAKMADGLGNKPVMLALTATATPLVRDDICRSLGIEIGNEIVTGFERENLSFSVIKGQDRGKFLKQFLQQNESETGIIYAATRKTVDQLYESLKKGGIPVSRYHAGMSDADRYSEQERFLRDESAVMVATSAFGMGIDKSNIRYVVHYQLPRNMESYYQEAGRAGRDGLPSSCVVLYSPQDIQVQRFLIEQSIERDRAASELEKLQGMADYCHTESCLQEYILRYFGETDTEPCGRCGNCTDTRESEDVTKEAQMVLSCIIRMGQRFGKAMTAQVLTGSQNKKLIEFGFDKLSTYGIMENWSAKDAGSLIEFLISEDMIGVEHGTFPTIYVSAKGREVLKGQLQVFRKTAIKTAEISTKDPLFEELRSLRKLLADEANVPPFVIFSDAALKDMCLKLPQSEDEFLEVSGVGAAKLEKFGADFIGAIKKFIEENPDREPVFAKEELAKKRPAAKPTSDSHLETHNLHLDGLAIEDIAKERGLALSTVENHLLSCHQHGLPVQFEKLIPEEFMPMLEQAVEEAGREKLKPIKELLPEEVSYFMIKAFLILEKSRIKGIETSNSIF, encoded by the coding sequence TTGTTGCAAAAAGCGAATGACCTTTTGAAAGAATATTTCGGTTACACGTCCTTTCGGGAAGGGCAGGAACGGGCGATTTCCGCTGTCCTTCAAGGAGAAAATACACTATGTGTCATGCCGACAGGCGGAGGGAAGTCGGTCTGTTACCAGATTCCGGCCCTGATGCTGCCCGGCACTACGGTTGTCGTTTCCCCGCTCATTTCCTTGATGAAGGACCAGGTGGACACACTCGTCCAATTAGGGATCGATGCAACTTACATTAACAGTTCTTTAACGAGCCAGGAAGCATCCCAAAGGATGGAGGATGCCATCGCCGGGAGGTACAAGCTTCTTTACATTGCACCGGAACGCCTTGAGTCCCATTATTTTACTGACCAGCTTGGCAAAATAAACATCCCCCTCATCGCGGTGGATGAAGCGCACTGTATTTCACAGTGGGGCCACGATTTTCGCCCCAGCTACCGACATATAGCAAAAATGGCAGACGGCCTTGGCAATAAGCCGGTCATGCTTGCCTTGACAGCCACTGCCACCCCGTTGGTAAGGGATGATATTTGCCGTTCACTCGGTATAGAAATCGGGAATGAGATTGTCACAGGCTTTGAAAGGGAGAATCTTTCCTTTTCCGTCATTAAGGGCCAGGACCGCGGCAAGTTCCTGAAGCAATTTTTGCAGCAAAATGAAAGTGAAACAGGGATTATTTATGCTGCCACAAGGAAAACGGTCGATCAGCTGTATGAAAGCCTGAAAAAAGGCGGCATTCCGGTATCCCGCTACCACGCCGGGATGAGCGACGCCGACAGATACAGCGAGCAGGAACGCTTCCTCAGGGATGAGTCGGCCGTCATGGTCGCGACCTCCGCGTTTGGAATGGGAATCGATAAAAGCAACATTCGCTATGTGGTCCATTATCAGCTTCCAAGGAATATGGAGAGCTATTACCAGGAAGCGGGCCGCGCGGGGAGGGATGGGCTTCCGAGCTCCTGTGTTGTTCTCTATTCCCCGCAGGATATACAGGTCCAGCGCTTTCTGATTGAACAATCAATCGAACGTGACAGGGCTGCTTCCGAACTTGAGAAGCTGCAGGGAATGGCCGATTATTGCCATACGGAAAGCTGCCTCCAGGAATACATTCTTCGCTATTTCGGCGAAACGGACACCGAACCGTGCGGCCGCTGCGGCAATTGCACGGATACGCGGGAAAGCGAGGATGTCACGAAAGAAGCGCAAATGGTACTATCATGCATCATCCGGATGGGGCAGCGTTTTGGGAAAGCCATGACGGCCCAGGTGCTGACCGGCTCGCAAAATAAAAAGCTGATCGAATTCGGCTTTGATAAGCTGTCCACATACGGAATCATGGAAAACTGGTCCGCCAAGGATGCCGGGAGTTTAATAGAGTTTTTGATTTCCGAAGACATGATTGGTGTCGAGCACGGAACCTTTCCAACAATCTACGTTTCTGCAAAAGGCAGGGAAGTCCTGAAAGGGCAGCTCCAGGTTTTCAGGAAGACAGCCATAAAGACCGCCGAAATTTCCACGAAGGACCCTCTTTTCGAAGAGCTGCGCAGTTTACGGAAACTGCTTGCCGATGAAGCGAATGTCCCGCCTTTCGTCATCTTCTCGGATGCGGCCTTAAAGGATATGTGCCTGAAATTGCCGCAATCGGAAGATGAGTTCCTCGAAGTCAGCGGTGTTGGTGCGGCGAAGCTGGAGAAATTCGGGGCCGATTTTATCGGGGCGATAAAGAAATTCATCGAGGAAAATCCGGACCGGGAGCCTGTTTTTGCAAAAGAAGAACTGGCCAAAAAACGTCCGGCCGCCAAACCGACAAGCGATTCGCATCTTGAAACTCACAATCTCCACCTCGATGGGTTGGCGATTGAAGACATTGCCAAAGAGCGCGGCCTCGCCCTCAGTACGGTTGAAAACCACTTGCTTAGCTGCCATCAGCACGGCCTGCCGGTCCAGTTCGAAAAACTCATCCCTGAAGAGTTCATGCCAATGCTTGAGCAGGCGGTTGAGGAGGCAGGCAGGGAAAAACTGAAGCCAATCAAGGAACTCCTGCCCGAAGAAGTTTCCTATTTTATGATAAAAGCATTTTTGATCTTGGAGAAAAGCCGCATTAAAGGAATAGAAACTAGTAATTCAATATTTTAA
- a CDS encoding YheE family protein produces MLTHFQFKPLYENEAIPGWQFSFYFKKSRRTGRYLQDGKIEWAENPPEETDRKSLEAQVHELMLFHVYDR; encoded by the coding sequence TTGCTTACACATTTTCAATTTAAGCCTTTATATGAAAACGAGGCCATTCCCGGCTGGCAGTTTTCATTCTATTTCAAAAAATCAAGACGCACCGGCCGTTATCTGCAGGATGGAAAAATTGAATGGGCGGAGAACCCGCCTGAGGAGACAGACAGGAAGTCCCTTGAAGCCCAGGTCCACGAACTCATGCTTTTCCACGTGTATGACCGTTAA
- a CDS encoding PucR family transcriptional regulator, whose product MFTNLLKLYPEAHLSDHLPELEDKKQYIFQNETRTEWITIPAASISEKEVELLASLFTRVETPAETIAPALQQWKDYLFGRGSLPSGAEGTSARIIQFQFYGENDEREGLETALKGFFPEDIIVFWESHDRAVVVERGNLSLDEQDLASLSGALESDFFVKTAAYIGRQLPVAETLPDHFFMERGYFDFGKKHIDPNGFYSFEKVFPAYVASMLPDPLADALNSEFADAFRSDDEMYTTVKGFLENGSNASLAAKKLFIHRNTLQYRVDKFTDKTGVSLKDFHSAFTVYLACLLYEKNRNQE is encoded by the coding sequence ATGTTCACAAACCTATTAAAGCTATATCCGGAAGCTCACCTTTCGGATCATTTGCCAGAGCTTGAAGATAAAAAACAGTATATTTTTCAAAATGAAACTCGAACCGAGTGGATCACCATCCCGGCCGCGTCGATTAGCGAAAAGGAAGTGGAGTTGCTGGCTTCACTGTTCACACGGGTGGAAACACCGGCTGAAACTATTGCGCCAGCTTTGCAGCAATGGAAAGATTACCTTTTCGGAAGAGGTTCGTTGCCTTCCGGCGCAGAAGGAACTTCCGCCCGAATCATCCAGTTTCAGTTTTATGGTGAAAATGATGAACGGGAAGGACTGGAGACCGCGTTGAAAGGCTTTTTTCCAGAAGATATCATTGTCTTTTGGGAAAGTCATGATAGAGCGGTAGTGGTTGAAAGAGGGAACCTTTCGCTGGATGAACAGGACTTGGCATCATTATCCGGTGCGTTGGAAAGCGATTTTTTTGTAAAAACAGCTGCCTATATCGGCAGGCAACTTCCGGTTGCTGAAACCCTTCCGGATCACTTTTTCATGGAGCGGGGATATTTTGATTTTGGCAAAAAACACATCGATCCGAACGGCTTTTATTCATTTGAAAAGGTGTTCCCTGCCTACGTAGCATCGATGCTGCCAGATCCGCTTGCCGATGCGCTCAACAGCGAATTCGCCGACGCGTTCAGAAGCGACGACGAAATGTATACAACCGTGAAAGGTTTCCTTGAGAACGGCTCCAATGCGAGCCTGGCCGCAAAAAAACTGTTTATCCACCGGAACACACTCCAGTATCGGGTCGATAAATTCACGGATAAGACAGGCGTCAGCCTGAAAGATTTCCACTCTGCATTCACTGTCTATCTGGCCTGTCTCCTTTATGAAAAAAATCGAAATCAAGAATGA
- a CDS encoding ABC transporter ATP-binding protein, with the protein MAELKLDHIYKVYDNKVTAVEDFNLHIQDKEFIVFVGPSGCGKSTTLRMIAGLEEISKGDFYIDGKRVNDVAPKDRDIAMVFQNYALYPHMTVYDNMAFGLKLRKVPKAEIDKKVKDAAKILGLETYLDRKPKALSGGQRQRVALGRAIVRDAKVFLMDEPLSNLDAKLRVQMRAEIAKLHRRLDTTTIYVTHDQTEAMTMATRLVVMKDGIIQQVGTPKEVYEKPENVFVGGFIGSPAMNFFRGSLEGDKFVAGDVSIAVPEGKMKFLREQGYVGKPVILGVRPEDIHDEPVFIDASSGSKINATVDVAELTGAETMVYSSLAGQDFVARIDSRSDIHPNDKLELAFDMNKVHFFDVETEQRIRPVGDK; encoded by the coding sequence ATGGCTGAGTTGAAGTTGGATCATATTTACAAGGTTTATGATAATAAAGTGACTGCAGTTGAAGATTTTAATCTGCATATCCAGGATAAAGAATTTATCGTGTTTGTCGGTCCATCCGGCTGCGGTAAGTCCACTACACTTCGTATGATTGCCGGCCTTGAAGAAATTTCTAAAGGCGATTTCTATATTGATGGCAAACGGGTTAATGATGTCGCTCCGAAAGACCGCGACATTGCGATGGTTTTCCAGAACTATGCGCTTTATCCGCACATGACTGTTTATGACAACATGGCATTCGGCCTGAAGCTCCGTAAGGTTCCTAAAGCTGAAATCGATAAAAAGGTGAAGGATGCTGCAAAAATCCTTGGTCTTGAAACATACCTGGATCGTAAACCAAAAGCACTTTCCGGTGGTCAGCGCCAGCGTGTTGCCTTGGGCCGCGCTATCGTCCGTGATGCGAAGGTTTTCTTGATGGACGAGCCGCTCTCCAACCTTGATGCAAAGCTCCGTGTCCAGATGCGTGCTGAAATTGCCAAGCTGCACCGCCGCCTTGACACAACAACTATTTATGTAACGCACGACCAGACTGAAGCGATGACAATGGCAACCCGCCTCGTCGTCATGAAAGACGGCATCATCCAGCAGGTCGGTACTCCTAAAGAAGTTTACGAAAAGCCTGAAAACGTGTTCGTTGGCGGCTTTATCGGATCGCCTGCAATGAACTTCTTCCGCGGTTCACTGGAAGGAGACAAATTCGTTGCCGGGGACGTTTCAATTGCCGTTCCTGAAGGCAAAATGAAATTCCTTCGCGAGCAAGGTTATGTCGGCAAGCCGGTCATCCTTGGCGTCCGTCCTGAGGACATCCATGATGAGCCAGTTTTCATTGACGCCTCTTCCGGTTCTAAAATCAATGCGACTGTTGATGTTGCTGAATTGACTGGCGCGGAAACGATGGTATACTCAAGCTTGGCTGGCCAGGATTTTGTGGCGAGGATCGATTCCCGCTCCGACATTCATCCAAACGACAAGCTAGAGCTTGCTTTTGACATGAACAAAGTCCATTTCTTCGATGTCGAAACAGAACAGCGTATCCGCCCTGTCGGAGATAAGTAA
- the fumC gene encoding class II fumarate hydratase, whose product MDYRIERDTLGEVKVPADKFWGAQTQRSLENFKISTEKMPIDLIYSLVTVKLSAAVANNALGKLSDEKKDAIIHVCAEILEGKYDGHFPLAVWQTGSGTQSNMNVNEVIANRANALLEGEGSGTRIHPNDDVNMSQSSNDTFPTAMHIAAYGKVVSALLPALEELTETFRQKESDYEKLIKIGRTHLQDATPLTFGQEISGWRTMLEKSGEMIRESSKRMLDLAIGGTAVGTGINADPQFGDMAAEVISSVTGHPFRSSANKFHALTSHDEMVYVHGALKALAADLMKIANDVRWLASGPRSGIGEIMIPANEPGSSIMPGKVNPTQSEALTMAVCQVFGNDASIAFAASQGNFELNVFKPVIIHNFLQSVRLLADGMNSFNRNCAVGITANETAIQAQMERSLMLVTALNPHIGYEKAAQIAKLAFNENLSLKEAAVRSGSLTEQEFDEWVKPENMV is encoded by the coding sequence ATGGACTACCGGATTGAAAGGGATACGTTAGGTGAAGTGAAGGTTCCGGCGGATAAGTTCTGGGGGGCGCAAACACAGCGAAGCCTCGAAAATTTCAAGATCAGCACGGAAAAAATGCCGATTGATCTGATTTACAGTCTTGTGACCGTCAAGCTTTCCGCTGCGGTCGCCAACAATGCATTGGGAAAGCTTTCGGATGAAAAGAAGGATGCGATTATCCACGTTTGCGCGGAAATCCTTGAAGGAAAATATGACGGCCACTTCCCGCTCGCTGTCTGGCAGACCGGGAGCGGCACGCAGTCTAACATGAATGTGAATGAAGTGATCGCCAACCGGGCCAATGCGCTGCTGGAAGGGGAGGGAAGCGGCACAAGAATACATCCGAATGACGATGTTAATATGTCGCAGAGTTCCAATGACACTTTCCCGACCGCAATGCACATCGCCGCATACGGGAAGGTTGTGTCTGCGCTGCTGCCCGCGCTTGAAGAACTGACAGAGACTTTCCGTCAAAAGGAGAGCGATTACGAAAAGCTCATTAAAATTGGCCGGACCCATCTTCAGGATGCAACCCCGCTTACGTTCGGACAGGAAATCAGCGGCTGGCGCACGATGCTTGAAAAAAGCGGTGAAATGATCAGGGAATCAAGTAAAAGGATGCTTGACCTGGCGATTGGGGGGACTGCAGTTGGTACCGGCATTAATGCCGACCCTCAATTTGGCGATATGGCAGCTGAAGTGATTTCCAGCGTTACCGGCCATCCGTTCCGTTCATCGGCCAACAAGTTCCACGCGCTTACAAGCCATGATGAAATGGTTTATGTTCACGGAGCTTTGAAGGCGCTTGCGGCGGACTTGATGAAAATCGCCAATGATGTGCGCTGGCTGGCGAGCGGCCCAAGGAGCGGAATCGGCGAAATTATGATACCCGCCAATGAGCCGGGAAGCTCGATCATGCCGGGCAAAGTTAATCCGACTCAAAGCGAGGCATTGACAATGGCAGTATGCCAGGTGTTCGGAAATGACGCGTCAATCGCCTTCGCGGCAAGCCAGGGAAATTTCGAATTGAACGTCTTCAAGCCGGTCATCATCCACAATTTCCTTCAGTCGGTGAGACTGCTTGCCGATGGGATGAATTCATTCAACCGGAACTGCGCGGTAGGCATTACAGCGAACGAAACCGCCATCCAGGCACAAATGGAGCGCTCACTCATGCTCGTTACCGCGCTCAATCCGCATATCGGCTATGAAAAAGCGGCCCAAATCGCTAAGCTCGCCTTCAATGAGAATTTGAGTTTAAAGGAAGCAGCAGTCCGATCCGGGTCCCTGACAGAGCAGGAATTCGATGAATGGGTGAAGCCAGAGAATATGGTTTAA
- a CDS encoding sigma factor-like helix-turn-helix DNA-binding protein, which yields MAASKRPAALKKAEKQVLGSLQLYFDSLQKYCRFLAKNKWDSDDLFQSALLKGLENYAPRDVSPALLKKIAYHHWIDTARKAKRELPGVSEETASRDSSSVEGRLDAVKLLLERTTPKQAVIFLLKEGFNYQAKEIAGLMSMTETAVKSLLHRAKGRLNHERRLHTVDSQWQEEDRELLSGLIDRALREEDPSGLIANIPNIPSLAEAPRMALSSQTRTPLGYGCMAA from the coding sequence ATGGCCGCCAGCAAAAGACCTGCCGCCTTGAAGAAGGCTGAGAAGCAAGTGCTGGGATCTCTGCAACTGTACTTTGATTCCTTGCAAAAATACTGCCGGTTCCTTGCCAAAAACAAGTGGGATTCCGACGATTTATTCCAGTCCGCGCTCCTGAAGGGGTTGGAGAACTATGCTCCCCGGGACGTAAGCCCGGCACTTTTGAAAAAAATCGCCTATCATCATTGGATTGACACAGCCCGGAAAGCAAAGCGCGAGCTTCCTGGTGTGTCCGAGGAAACAGCCTCGCGGGATTCTTCTTCAGTTGAAGGCAGGCTTGACGCCGTGAAGCTTTTACTCGAGAGAACGACACCAAAGCAGGCAGTGATTTTTCTTTTGAAAGAAGGATTCAACTATCAAGCAAAGGAAATTGCCGGGCTGATGTCGATGACGGAAACCGCGGTAAAATCGCTTCTTCACCGGGCAAAAGGGCGTTTGAATCACGAACGCCGCCTCCACACGGTTGATTCACAATGGCAGGAGGAAGACCGGGAACTGCTGTCCGGGCTCATCGACAGGGCACTGCGGGAAGAAGACCCGTCCGGATTAATCGCAAACATCCCGAACATCCCTTCACTGGCGGAGGCACCAAGGATGGCCCTTTCGAGTCAAACCCGCACCCCTCTTGGCTATGGCTGCATGGCAGCTTAA
- the clpP gene encoding ATP-dependent Clp endopeptidase proteolytic subunit ClpP translates to MATVPYVIEQSNLGERSYDIYSRLLKDRIVMIGDEINDHVANSVIAQLLFLEADNPEKDISIYINSPGGSTTAGFAIFDTMQLIKPEISTICIGMAASFGAMLLLAGTKGKRYALPNSEIMIHQPLGGARGQATEIEISARRILKLREHVNLIIAERTGQPVEKIAKDTDRDYFMSAQEALEYGIIDKIISKK, encoded by the coding sequence TTGGCGACAGTTCCATATGTGATTGAACAGTCTAATCTCGGTGAGCGCTCCTACGATATATATTCGCGGCTGCTGAAGGACCGCATCGTCATGATCGGCGACGAGATTAACGACCATGTGGCGAACAGCGTAATCGCCCAGCTCCTGTTCCTGGAGGCGGATAATCCGGAAAAGGACATTTCCATTTACATTAACAGTCCCGGAGGCTCAACGACAGCCGGGTTTGCCATTTTTGACACTATGCAGTTGATTAAACCGGAAATCAGCACGATTTGTATCGGGATGGCCGCGTCATTCGGCGCGATGCTTTTGCTTGCCGGCACAAAAGGGAAACGGTATGCGTTGCCAAACAGTGAGATTATGATCCACCAGCCTTTGGGAGGCGCCCGCGGGCAGGCGACGGAAATTGAGATTTCAGCCCGAAGGATTCTGAAGCTCCGTGAGCATGTCAATCTAATCATCGCCGAGCGGACCGGGCAGCCGGTGGAGAAAATCGCGAAGGATACAGACAGGGATTATTTCATGAGCGCCCAGGAAGCACTCGAATATGGGATTATTGATAAAATCATCAGCAAGAAGTAA